In Hemiscyllium ocellatum isolate sHemOce1 chromosome 2, sHemOce1.pat.X.cur, whole genome shotgun sequence, the genomic stretch CCAATGGAAAGAACAGGCAAAATCTAGGAGACCTTCTGGTACTCAGAGTGATGCCTCATGATGAATGACAAGGAGGGGAAAATGTTTGCAAAGCAATTTATGAAAATCAAGTATACAAGGTTATATTTGTATTTCAGATATGAAATATTCAATGTGGATAGTATGAAAATATAATAGTTGGAACCAACATTGTCATCCATTTTTTTCAGTATCAGTGATCTTTAACAATCTGCATTTTCATCTGTTGcatgtccagtttcctcccttatTGATATTATTTCACAACCTGCTTTTAAAATTACTCGATGCTCCCATCAATTTGCAGAAAGATACTAAACAATTACAATAAAAAGAAAGTTTTGTAATAATTAGAGAACTACAAGAAAGATAGAATCACCAATTGTTTGCTGATAtagtttaaaatattaaaaggatAATTTTTAATAGATAATACATTTTATCATGACATCATTCACAATATAGGAAGATTGGCCATGACCCACTgacattatagcacagtacagtgaacagtgatttatggttttacaTATAAAAGGTCACAGAATCATTATTTTGTCAAAAGCTAATAAATGCATGGAATAAAAGACAAAGATTTCAATGGAGaagtttttcatttttctttctcatGCTGTGTTTGATTACCTGTATGTTCTAGTGTGACAGACGGCACTGGTATTATGTACACTGAATCTTAATACCAATGATGTTCATTGGTTTCAAATAAGACACTAGATTTACTCTGCAGCCATTAGTGGCTGTAAAAACAACCCCGCAGTTCCCAGTACGCAAACTAAAACAAATACCCACAGGAATATTCGGTCAATTACCATCGCCACATATTTCCAATCATCTTCCACCTGCAAAATATAAACAGAGTACAGTATTGACAACCCTCTTATTAGAAAAATGCATAGTTAATAACCAAATCCACCCCTCCATAAAGCTTTGAGATTAGAAAAAGAATAAAAGATGTAGATTAGAAAAGTTagtttaaaagaaacaaaagtagCAAAATATAATGTGAACATTTTTATGTAGTTTTATTACTGAAGATAACCTGACTTTCCTGAATATTTATATCCATTAGCATACCCTGTAACAGTCTCCAAGATATGGTATATTCTTAATGTTGATAAATggtatttaaaaaaacaaattagtAAACAGAAATCACAAAGTATTCTAGTGTGTAGTCGTGGTTGAAATGTTGAGAAATGCAGCAAGATCCAACAAACAGCTATGAAATGAATGGTCAGAATTTTATAGGGGGGCGATTAAGAGAGAAATATCGGCTTGGACACCGGGAGAATTCCCTTGATTTTCACTGAATAGGATACTTACCACCTAAAGGGATGGATTTGGCACAGGCTTGACATTGCTTCTGAAAAATGGTACTGTTatcagtgtagcactctctcagtacagtACTGAGGGTATCACTAGTATTTACCTCTCAGTACTATCACAGACTATTCTGATCATTTAACAAATGCACAAGAACCTAGGAACAGGTTGGGGCTATTAAACCTCATGTACTCCCCTATTCAATAAGTTTGTGGTTGATCAATGAACTAATTCCATCGACCTGCCTTTAATCAACTCTTATGAGTCTCCTGAACATCACCTAAATTTCCAGATTAATAGTCGAGTgaaaataccactaggccattgcctctttATTGTCTCCTTAACATCACTTGGAGCATGattggccattcagtcccttgactGTGTATTGCACTCAATGGGATCATAATTGATCTGTGgcttaactccatatacctgcctttgggctatatcccttaatatctttgcttaacaaaaaaagctttttgtgaaagagaattccaaatgtcCACCACTCATTCTGTGCAGAAATGTTTCCAAATatttctcctgaatggtctggccctaattatTACATTACGCCCACAAGTCCTATAATCCCCAATCAGTGGAAACAGTTTACCTTTATTTACCCTGTCCTTCTTTGCTAATACCTTGAAGACCActtagatcaccccttaaccatGTAAATTCtcgagaaaacaggcctaatctatataacctctcctcataacatgATTCTTGAAAATCAGAtcttattcttgtaaacctatgttgtAGTCCCTCCTAGTTAAATTGGAAACGACACAGTGATATTAGGActgaaaaaacaccatttcgacctTACTTAAAAGAAAATTAGCAAATCATGACAATGTTAGAGTCTAAAGTTTTAAAAGTTGGCTTTCTCCACTGTAGCTTAGATTGTAAACCAAGCTAAATAACAAGAATTTATTGCTGAAGTGACATTGATTTAGTTACAATAGTATGGCAGAAAATGATTTGCCCTGAAGCAAAATGTGTAAACTTATCAGAAATAGGATTTAATTTTTCTATaaattagattcactacagtgtggaaactttaCAATTGGCCcaaccagccctccaaagagtaacccacccagacccatttctctctgaataatgcatcttgcactatgggcaacttagcatgaccaattcacctagcttgcacatcgggaggaaacccacacagacaacatgcaaactccatacagacagttgcccaaggctggaatcaaacctgggaccctagagctgggaggcagcagtgctaaccaccaagccaccatgctgccccatggaTTTAAGAGTTCCACCATCAATCCCTCCATGCTACTctaaaacacttttttttccccattcccAACTGTAAAGTTGTTGCTTTTAATTCTTCTTTTAATATTGACTTGTTTGCACAGCTCTGGCTGCAAGAGATTCAATTCATTAGTTTTGCTATGTCTTGCTTTGATCCATCTCTGTCATCATACCATTGTTGCAATCAACTTCAAAAGGAAAATCTACTGAATCAACAAAGAAGTTTATCTCTCTATTCAGAAAAATGTTCCTTTACAATTAAGATTAACTCCTGTGAACTGTTGAGAATCAGACAAATCCGAGGTAAAGATTAACCACATAAAGAAGATAACAAAACTTGTCCACATTTTCTTTTCTACTTTAAATCCAACTTTTTTGAGACCatataaaaattgaaaaaaaCTACAGAAACTATAAATCAGAGATAAAAATAGAATTGTTgcaaaagctctgcaggtctggcagtatctgtggagagaagaggaaaagtcactcgacctgaaacattcaACTTTGATTtcaccatagatgctgtcagaactgctgagcatttccagcaattcctatttttgtGGTTCTTTTAAAAATTTTCTGACTATAAATATGTGCACAAGTTCCTTTGCTTCAGAAGATTTTATATTGCCTTGCCCTAAAAACTGTTAGTTTGGCTCAACTGTACATTCCCACTTTAGGCTTGGATGCTTGGGTTCAATGTTCACACCATCATCTTAAGTGCAGAATTCATGCTGACACATCAATGCAGCGCTGCACTTTCCAAAAAACTGACTAAGAGGCTTTATACCGAGTCTGTGGAATCTTAACTCCTGTGTGCTCTCTCAGGTGGACATAAACAATCCCAATGTCATGAGTTGAGGCAGAGCAATAAGGACACCCCACCAGTATTTAACAATCAACCAATATCATTTACCTGACCATTCACCCAATCCGagggatcttgttgcatttgaattgcTGTTGTGTTTCCCTACTTtaaaacagtgactacacttcaaaagtagttGATTGGCCATAAGGTGCTTCAAGGCAATACCTAAATGTACACTCGTTCCTTACAGCATACAGTAAATGTGTAAATACGAGTTTGAAATGTACGGACCTTTGCACAAGAAACAAGAGTTGGCCACGTGActctttgagcttgctctgccatccagtaagattatagctgatctgatttCAATTTCATCTCTGCACTCTTGCatgatgtggagttgctggtgttggactggggtggacaaagtcaggtgtcacatgacaccaggttagagtccaacaggtttatttgaaatcattagctttcgaagcgctgctcctttgtcaggtgggttttcacctgatgaaggagcaatgctccaaaagcttatgatttcaaataaacctgttggactctaacctggtgtcatgtgacaccTGACTACATTCTTGAATACCCCTTATAATCTTACATCCCCTCGGTTATCAAGAATCTAAATTTATTGAAATGTGGTCAGAATTATTCCCATCAAGATTGACGGGCCAATATGTGTCCACAACTAAAGTATTGATTTTCTTGGTGATATTAAATAAGTAAGTCCGCCTCATTATATTTGTGAAAAGAGCAAGCTCAACCACATTAACTTCTATTTAAGGTAGTCAACAATGACATTAGGACTTATGGAATCAAGTGAGAGTGACATAATTTGGTAATGAAATTTCCCAAGAACAATACCTGTAAATTGTAAAGTATAAAGTAAATAtgtatttaaaaaagacatgaggataTAAATAACAGAGGAGTATTGCAGATGTTTGGAAATGGAGTTAAATTCGCAGTGCTTGTGTGACTTATAGCTCAGTAGTAAAATAGCACTAGATTGTGGGTACTTACAtgaattttaatttgattttggTGACTCGGGGCAGATTGCAATTGACCAAGGTTGTATTTCTACAATCCATGAAGAATACTAAAATTATTTATTGCTTGGTAGCATGAATATGATGCATACTGCTGAGTTTTGCTTTTCAAATGGGAGTGCATTTTATTCTGCCTCTGACTGAATTTTGCATGGGGAGAAATTGCAGGAACTTCCTATTGGAATAACATAAATTATGGATTTTGGGAACCAGATCTGGTGTGTGCTAATGACATTCCAGCCTGGGTACATGAACTGCGAAGGGTATAAGTAGGATTCACAGGATGATACCAGAACTAAGAGGCTGCAACAGTCAGGAAGAATTTAATGAGCTgaggttttttttttaccttaGGAATGAGAAGGTTTGTTGTTATCTTATAGGTATCTAAaacattatgaaaggatttgCTAGAGAAAATATGAGGGGGAACCAAACTAGCAGTCATAAATATTATTATGCactattgaattcaataagaaatgCAGGAGAAACCTCTGTATCCAGTTAGTGGTTAAAATGGGAACTTGATACCACAAGTAATTGAGACAAATAGCATTGATTAATTTAAGGACAGCATAAATACCAGTATGAAccatttgggccaaatggctaatTTTTCTGCTGCTAATTCTGTGAACAGCAATTTctacaaaagaaacaaaacagcGACGCTGTTGAAGCGACATTATTTATTGCTTATTACTTGTCCATCAGCCAAGACATAATCAGATGTCCACTCACCTCTCTGGCAGCATTCTGGCTCCTTGTGTTTTCTGCAATATACTTGACATTCTCTATAGCCTGTCGGATTTCAGGAGAAAGGAGTGAGACACCGAACAGAGTCTCAAATGACTGTGGACTGATATATCTGTTACAGGAAGCATCACCACTGGGCTGTTTGCAGTACTGGCAGGGGAATTTTGGCTGGTCTTTGTTAATCTTGAAATCACTTTGTTCCATATAGCTGGCACAATTTGTTTGGAGATAGTTAGCTTTCCTTTGCCTGCTCCTAGCGTTTTCAGCTTGCTTTTCATCTAAAGGCCTTCTCATCAACATCACTCTGGGTAAGAAGTGCAGGAAGACACTCCGCACCCACCCTGGCATGGTGTGAGTAGTTGGAGTTCGATAGTGGACATTTAGAACAAATACAGTTATAACAATGGACAGAGTGACAAAGATCATTGTAAATAAAAGGTATTCGCCAATCAGAGGAATCACCAGAGAGGTAGAAGGGATGGTTTCAGTGATAACCAACAAAAATACTGTCAAGGAGAGAAGGACAGATATACACAAAGTGACCTTCTCGCCACAGTCAGAGGGTAGATAAAAAACTAACACAGTCAGAAAGGATATCAACAGGCAAGGAATGATCAGGTTGATTGTGTAGAACAAGGGAAGTCTTCGTATGTAGAATGAGTAAGTGATGTCCACATAAATAGCTTCACAACAATTATACTTAATGTCATGTTTATATCCAGGAGCATCAATGATTTCCCATTCGCCACTCTCCCAAAAATCTTTCAAGTTTACTTTGGACCCAATGATCGCAAGGTCAATTTTGGCTTTATCATAGGTCCAGGATCCAAATTTCATCGAACAGTTCTGATAGTCAAAAGGAAAATAAGTGATGTCCATTGGACAGGAGcttttaaaaatggcaggagGTATCCAAGTAACAGTTCCATCATATTTGAGTAATGCTTTTGTTTTGTCCTCAACTTGAAAATCTCCCACTGCGCTGCAAAGGAAAAGGGTCCAAAAGTGGTTAATACATCAAGAAAATGTCAGGAGAAACAGTATTGGGTTTGTTTTACTGGTCATGTGAAACTCACTTGTTGTACAGCACAATGTCTGGTTTCCATATGTGGTCAGAGGGAACTCTGATGGATTCGATCCCATCATAGTCAACTGGGTTCCATCGCAGTTTGTAATCATTCCAGATCTGTTGAAAATAGCAGGGGACAAATTGGACATATTGCATTCATTATAAAGATAAATGCATTGTCATTTGATCATCAACAATGTActtttgaggcatgacctgctgtTAGCTTCCTAGAATGCTTAGATGTGTAACAGTCACTAACCCATAACGAGTTATTTCAACAAAACTGTTGTGAACTCAAAAGATTAACTCTTTTCTtgctccagagatgctgccataTTTGCAAAGTGGTTCTAGTGCTTTCTGGgtttttttatttcacatttataGGACCTGCAGTATTATGCCTTTGTAGTAAAATATTCTGGCAATCTGAATGCAATCTTATATTAAAATCTGAACGCGGAAGGAGGCTATTTTGCCTATTGTGGatgtgctggctctttgaaaggtCACTAGAAATAATGCCACTCCCCTGCTCTTTCTCTATAACTGGGCATATTTTTACTCTGAATCATCATTAACTCCGATGATGCAAGCTCAACGAGCTGTTTGTGCTACACTGTACCTACCTGCTGCCACTCTGAAACAGGCAAGTCGTAAAAAGTGGTCTCCCAGTGGAACATAGTGGGTCCCATACAAGTGAGATTTTAACTCATTCACTAACACAAAGTTAACATCAGGTGGAAAGAACCGGCGTTTTTGCTGTAGCTGTTGTAGATGCAAATCGTAAAGTGCCATGTTTCGGTCTGTATGATCAATATAGGCTGCGATGAtttaagtcaagattagagtggtgctggaaaagcacagcatgtcagacagcatccgaggagcaggaacatcgacatttcgggcaaaagcccttcatcgggatggGCTTCCCAGAGGGTGGGGGGTAAGTGaatagctaaaactggtgtggtTCACTTTACTAAGAAACTAGAAAAGCGTACATGAGCCCGAAACAGATTTACTTATCACGGGTAGGATCGCTTTTGTATAATGTACATGGCACCACTTACATGCCGCAGCCAAAGGTTAGTTTCCATGATCTGGTTGACCTCGTCCTATCAAAAAAGGGATGGAAACAAAGCGGATTACGCTTGAGAACAACAGAACTGTCCATACGCACACGTGCCGTCAAGTTCTGATACAAGGCACAATCCCAGCTTCCAGCCCTTACCACTTTGACCAGCTGTGAGATGGAGATCTCGAACTGTACAGTCACCGGGTCAGACACATTCTCCACCGGCCTGATGTGCTGATTATATCGGCGGAAAATCCTCCGGAACAGCCTATCCTCCGCTTTGGAGGAAAAGCAACcttaacacacacatacacagaaagaGAAATATTCTAAATAGCCAGAATATAAATTGCAACATATCTTTAAATTTGTAAAGAATATCAACATTGTATGCAATAATCTATTTTATACTTTTGCTCAGTTTACACGCTGTATTTTTAATGGTGCCATGTCCTTACCCGGCATAAATAAAGGCAAGACAATGAAGATTAATGGATGCGGTTTCCTAATAGCTGTCATCTGTGCGGAAACGGCTGTATTTGCTGCAAGTCGGGAATTGCTCAAGGCAGTTCTGCTCGGAATAGAGCTCCACACGGGCTTTCCAGTTGGATGCAGACGGGACACTATCTCCGGGCTAAGCTCCCTCCTTCAGATTTGAGTCCAGTATTGGGTTCCTCGcctcctgtcagtcaccctgAAACAACCCCGCCTGCGATCCGCCTCCTCCCCTCCCAGCGTCAGTGCAGTTCAAGCTGCAGGGCTGGAAGAGGCGCCCCAGGGGAATAGctccaatcacacacacactacagACAAAGCAAATTCCTGCAGGGAATGTCTTACTCCTGAATTGCCAAGCCAAAATTACTGAACTTCATATATTTCAGATGTTCCTGCCGTCTGGAAGTTGGTTTACCCTGAAAAATTTCCAATCCGTCAATATGAAGTTGCAACTCGGTGCCACAGATAACGAGTGTGGATGGAGGTGGTAAGTAACCTGAGTACCTCATCCACAGTGCCCAGCTTAGTGAACCGTTCAGTGTTCTGTGCAGCAGAAGAAAGGTGAGGCACCCCCATTCTTTCACTCCCATCCACCGTGGTCACCACATTTCACTTAAAGACACCGAAAGACACGGGTCAGTAGTTAATTTAGTTGTTCCACAGAAAGCATCAAGCCTTATTCTATTGCTGTTTCACTTTTACAAGGAGAGGATTTTAACAGAGCTAGGGAGTACAAAGTGTAGGTTTtggagggattgggggtgggggttgatggTAAATTAGATGGTGTTTTCAAAACATCTGATTTCCTGTAATTAAAAGCTAAACCAATAGGCTGGCAAGTTGATGCTTGCAAAGGTTGAGGGTCATAGTCACCATGGCTCCATAGTTAAGGCTCTGTGACATGTGGACTTTATGTCATTCCCAAGCTAGCCACATTGTTGGTCAGTGGCCTGCAATCATTGTACAATTAATTTCTCAGAAAGTTCCTGGAACTTTGCAGCATCTGTCATGTCCTGGATTTCTGTCCCTCTTATTCATCCAACTCTGCTTCGGTATTAACAAGAAAAGAACGTActtaaaatttaattttgaatATTGAGTGCAACGCCAAAAGATGAGAATGACTTTGTTGCTTCCCAGATGAACTGATTTGTACTTGATTCAGATTAGTACCGAATGAGCCTAAGCACCTGGACAGATTATGTAGCGTGCACTTGCAGGCAGCTTGTGTTTGAATATTGGGGATGCAACTACATTTATGTGCATTAGATTGTAGGATCTCAGTAGAAAGCTAGAGGTTCAGGAACATTGCACTTACACGTGGAACTTACTTTTGCCTGAAAAATCTGCAAGTGGTTATTCTACAGAATTAATTTGTACCCTGAATGCACAGGAAATCATGACCATCGTGtttaaaaactgaaatcaatgaagCATTCAGATTTTTACTGTGTGCACCTACAGGAGACTTGCATGCATGGACTTTGTAACTTGTGGGGGTACCATTTATTATGAACTGTGAAATATTTGGCCAGGGGGACTGACAAACTAATGGTCCTCAAACCTTTTTGTTTGCCATCCTCTTTTCAAATGGATTTTTGATCACTAATGACACCGCATAATGCTCATAATTTGAAAATGTTTTAACCattaaaaattaattaattagAAAACAGTTATTTAAAGATATGGATGAAATGTTTTCCTGCTTCTCATTGCAGTCTATTCTTGATGTTTGACAATAATACTCTAAAATCATTCAATAGAAAATCGaaggtttttgtttcttttcaggaaGACGTGGATATTATTGAAGAATGCAGTGTCCCAAATGCTCACACAAATCCTATGCAAGTAAAAGTGGGAGCAATGAGCCAGCAGATCACTGAGAGGCTGGCTGAAGGATGGTCTGACACTAGGTTTTGCATCTCCATGAGTGAGAGAGCAGCAAGACAAGAACCTGGAGACTTTGTTTGGCATATTAACTTGCATCAAGCTTTTAAGTCAAATGCATATCGCcttaaaaaggaaaaagataaatCTGAATGATTATGTGGTGGCAGGATTGAATCCAAACCCTTGCCACACATTCTATATCAGCTGCACAACTCACCCACCCATTAGGCCACACTACCCCATTGCACTTCCTAATCCTCCCTTCCCagatccaccaccaccaccaccacacccaccgaCTTAGTAAGTACTTTTTACTTTGTTTCCCAGATCCCTCTCATATGTCCGTGAGACCTCTGAGAGCCACTGTAATGGATGATTATAAAATATTGAGGAGATTGGAGTATATTGCATTTATATAAGTAACACTCTCAGACCCAAAGTGCCATATTCGGTGCATGCTCAAACATTTAAGAAATTGTCGACTTCTAAAAGTTAAAATTTGAAACCATTGAACTCTTGGTGACCATTAGATTTTTTAAGAAAAGGAAAATGTGGAAGCTGTCCAATTGTTGATGTCATTCAAACTGATTCCATAAAACGTATTTAAGCATTCCATTAAGATTCCATTAAACGTAAAATACAGTGCAGGTTCTGGTAAGGTTAATTGTTTAAGGTCATTTCAATAATTAATACATTGATTCCTACTACTCCTAAAATGTAGCCAGTAAAATTCTGAACCATGTAAACACAGGAAATCTTTGTGTGCAGCTCTTCAGTGTGAGGTTAATGATAATTGAGTAAACTGAACTTGGAGCTGAGAGCAATAAATGGGCATAAAACAAAAAGGATACTCCAACATCAacattagggtggcacggtggcacagtggttagcactgctgcctcacagcaccagggacctgggttcaattcccgcctcaggcgactgactgtgtggagtttgcatgttctccccgtgtctgcgtgggtttcctccgggtgctctggtttcctcccacagtccaaagatgtgcgagtcaggtgaattggccatgctaaattgcccgtagtgttaggtaacgggtatatgtaggggtacaggtgggttgtgcttcggcgggtcggtgtggacttgttgggccgaagggcctgtttccacactgtaagtaatctaatcaagaaaTGTACTCCTCTTGAGCCAAAACTTTCTCTACTTTTAATGCTATCTATTTGCTTTGTGCCAGAATTACGCACATCCTGGGTGGAAATATATTGGAAATATTATGCACCAAGCACTGTGAAAGGCAATCACATTGTAAATTACACATCTGTGGTTCTCACCTCCTGAGCCATCCACAAGCAGAATTAACCCTTAAAAATCAGAACAAATTGGCAAACACAGAacactttattttatatatagtTATTCACAATTAATGTAATAT encodes the following:
- the chrna6 gene encoding neuronal acetylcholine receptor subunit alpha-6 → METNLWLRHIWNDYKLRWNPVDYDGIESIRVPSDHIWKPDIVLYNNAVGDFQVEDKTKALLKYDGTVTWIPPAIFKSSCPMDITYFPFDYQNCSMKFGSWTYDKAKIDLAIIGSKVNLKDFWESGEWEIIDAPGYKHDIKYNCCEAIYVDITYSFYIRRLPLFYTINLIIPCLLISFLTVLVFYLPSDCGEKVTLCISVLLSLTVFLLVITETIPSTSLVIPLIGEYLLFTMIFVTLSIVITVFVLNVHYRTPTTHTMPGWVRSVFLHFLPRVMLMRRPLDEKQAENARSRQRKANYLQTNCASYMEQSDFKINKDQPKFPCQYCKQPSGDASCNRYISPQSFETLFGVSLLSPEIRQAIENVKYIAENTRSQNAAREVEDDWKYVAMVIDRIFLWVFVLVCVLGTAGLFLQPLMAAE